From a region of the Castor canadensis chromosome 7, mCasCan1.hap1v2, whole genome shotgun sequence genome:
- the Usp54 gene encoding ubiquitin carboxyl-terminal hydrolase 54 isoform X8, producing MSWKRSYFSGGRGSVQGMFAPRSSTSIAPSKGLSNEPGQNSCFLNSALQVLWHLDIFRRSFRQLTTHKCMGDSCIFCALKGIFNQFQCSSEKVLPSDTLRSALAKTFQDEQRFQLGIMDDAAECFENLLMRIHFHIADETKEDICTAKHCISHQKFAMTLFEQCVCTSCGATSDPLPFIQMVHYISTTSLCNQAICMLERREKPSPSMFGELLQNASTMGDLRNCPSNCGERIRIRRVLMNAPQIITIGLVWDSDHSDLAEDVIHSLGTCLKLGDLFFRVTDDRAKQSELYLVGMICYYGKHYSTFFFQTKIRKWMYFDDAHVKEIGPKWKDVVTKCIKGHYQPLLLLYADPQGTPVSTQDLPPHAQFQSYSRTCYDSEDSGREPSISSDTRTDSSTESYPYKHSHHESVVSHFSSDSQGTVIYNVENDSMSQSSRDTGHLTDSECNQKHTSKKGSLIERKRSSGRARRKGDEPQASGYHSEGETLKEKQAPRNASKSSSSTSRLRDFKETVSNMIHNRPSLASQTNVGSPCVGKKEDQSDKKPPRNLPLHSCDWEMESTSSESKSSSSSKYRPTWRPKRESLNIDSIFSKDKRKHCGYTQLSPFSEDSVKEFVPDELSKPSAYDTKAGGPSSKYKPWGPARPGSHFLEQHPRLIQRMESGYESSERNSSSPVSLDAALPESSNICRDPSAKRSAGFVPSWRHIPKSHSSSILEGDSTASVSGWTKTQPLSGGETSSKSELDELQEEVARRAQEQELRRKREKELEAAKGFNPHPSRFMDLDELQNQGRSDGFERSLQEANSVFEESLHLEQKGDCAAALALCNEAISKLRFALHGASSSTHSRALVDKKLQISIRKARSLQDRMRQQQSSQQPSQPSACLPSQGGALPQLTSEQSIPLQVLLNREAQLEPCVNSEFGASSSFFHSPASCHESHSSLFPESLAASAPQHNSPNRSASKLLTSGEVGNVDHSVFHRQHLPKTTEKTEKNSLQEYVPLDSPEGKLQSHREDSCSCNMFLPQEGKGIAQEQLFQEKRDPADPSLVVPTPTRGATYERRNAHSLGCNSSSLSDQPSIPPHRACHPIMPAASSSVLHSPDPVQKTNQCLQAQNLQTLLTSKVIGGSEEPCRSEFPSTKGLVRSLAEQFQRMQGASTRNATGSQNQSLPGSLRKNSSPFDFKPPFPQGQGKGHCPWVKQQPSLDGRDRLPSWEEPTDHYSLAIDSGLPNGETSRGGQPRLAEPGIYKGKLSSQVRDARPSELGTSINLETSLPLDSWVNVTRLCDSQLKHGLPGPGVKSFPHDSHTCVTYPERNHILLHPHWNQDTEQETSELESLYQASLQASQDGCFGWRQQDVAWHPLSHTGSADGEGRRLHSAPGLHLSKTPTAEMEHILHEMSTVPASQELRGVSSSFWLCVTGVKLPKGSSTQEGL from the exons GGAATCTTTAACCAGTTTCAGTGTAGCAGTGAAAAAGTGCTTCCATCTGACACTCTCCGCAGTGCTCTGGCAAAGACTTTCCAGGATGAACAGCGTTTCCAGCTGGGAATTATGGATGATGCTGCAGAATGCTTT GAGAACCTCTTGATGAGAATTCACTTTCACATTGCTGATGAAACCAAAGAGGATATATGTACTGCCAAACACTGCATTTCTCACCAGAAATTTGCAATGACATTATTTGAACAG TGTGTATGTACTAGCTGTGGTGCCACTTCTGATCCGCTACCTTTCATCCAGATGGTACATTACATTTCTACTACTTCCCTTTG CAATCAGGCTATTTGTATGCTGGAAAGACGAGAAAAACCTTCACCAAGCATGTTTGGTGAACTGTTGCAGAATGCCAGCACCATGGGGGACCTGCGGAACTGTCCG AGTAACTGTGGAGAGAGGATCCGGATTCGCCGTGTGTTGATGAATGCTCCACAGATTATCACAATTGGGCTGGTATGGGACTCGGACCATTCAGACTTGGCAGAGGATGTCATCCACAGCCTGGGCACCTGCCTTAAGCTGGGTGAT CTGTTTTTCAGAGTGACAGATGACCGTGCCAAGCAGTCTGAACTGTACTTAGTAGGAATGATCTGTTACTATGGCAAAcattattctacttttttttttcaaacaaagatTCGAAAATGGATGTATTTTGATGATGCTCATGTCAAGGAG ATTGGGCCCAAATGGAAGGATGTGGTAACCAAATGCATCAAAGGCCACTATCAGCCCTTGCTGTTGCTTTATGCAGATCCTCAGGGTACCCCAGTGTCTACCCAGGACCTGCCTCCCCATGCTCAGTTCCAGTCATACAGCAGGACATGCTACGATAGTGAAGATTCAG GGAGGGAACCCTCCATCTCAAGTGACACTCGAACAGATTCCTCAACGGAGAGCTATCCCTACAAACACTCCCACCATGAGTCTGTGGTCAGTCACTTCTCTTCTGATTCTCAGGGGACAGTCATCTATAATGTGGAGAATGATTCCATGTCCCAGAGCAGTCGGGACACAG GACACCTGACTGATAGTGAATGTAATCAGAAACACACATCAAAGAAAGGGTCCTTGATAGAGCGCAAGAGGAGCTCTGGCCGTGCTAGGAGGAAAGGTGACGAGCCACAGGCCTCAGGGTACCACAGTGAAG GGGAAACACTGAAAGAGAAACAGGCTCCTAGGAATGCCTCCAAATCATCTAGCAGCACCAGCAGGCTAAGGGATTTTAAAGAGACAGTCAGCAACATGATCCATAACAGACCATCTCTCGCTTCTCAGACCAATGTAGGATCTCCCtgtgtgggaaaaaaagaagaccaGTCTGACAAGAAACCTCCTAGGAACCTGCCTTTACACTCTTGTGACTGGGAAATGGAGAGTACCAGTAGTGAGTCAAAATCCAGTTCTTCCAGCAAGTATCGTCCAACATGGAGACCCAAACGAGAGTCTCTGAATATCGACAGTATTTTTAGTAAGGACAAAAGGAAGCATTGTGGCTATACCCAGCTTAGTCCCTTTTCTGAGGATTCAG TCAAAGAATTTGTACCAGATGAATTAAGCAAGCCATCTGCTTATGACACAAAAGCTGGTGGACCAAGCTCCAAGTACAAGCCCTGGGGACCAGCCCGGCCGGGATCTCACTTTTTAGAACAGCATCCTCGCCTAATCCAGCGAATGGAATCTGGTTATGAGAGCAGTGAGAGGAACAGCAGCAGCCCTGTCAGCCTGGATGCAGCCCTGCCAGAGAGCTCAAATATTTGCAG GGATCCAAGTGCTAAAAGATCAGCTGGATTTGTCCCTTCTTGGCGTCATATCCCGAAGTCTCACAGCAGTAGTATCTTGGAAGGGGACTCCACAGCATCTGTGAGTGGCTGGACAAAGACTCAACCCCTCTCCG GTGGGGAAACATCTTCTAAAAGTGAACTGGATGAATTGCAGGAAGAGGTGGCCCGGAGGGCCCAGGAACAAGAACTtcgaaggaaaagggagaaggaatTAGAGGCTGCTAAAGGGTTTAATCCTCACCCCAGCCGATTCATGGACTTGGATGAACTGCAGAATCAGG GGAGGAGTGACGGCTTTGAGAGGTCCCTGCAAGAGGCAAATTCAGTGTTTGAAGAGTCCCTGCATCTGGAACAAAAGGGAGACTGTGCTGCAGCTTTGGCTCTCTGTAATGAAGCTATCT cTAAACTAAGATTTGCCCTGCATGGTGCCAGCTCTAGCACACACAGCAGAGCCCTAGTCGATAAGAAGTTGCAAATCAGTATTCGAAAAGCACGGAGCCTGCAGGATCGCATGCGGCAGCAACAATCATCGCAGCAGCCTTCGCAGCCCTCAGCTTGCCTCCCATCACAGGGGGGCGCCCTCCCTCAGCTGACAAG TGAACAGTCTATCCCGCTCCAAGTATTGTTAAACCGAGAGGCCCAACTGGAACCCTGCGTAAATTCAGAGTTTGGGGCCAGttcttctttcttccactcacctgctTCCTGCCATGAGTCACACTCGTCACTATTCCCAGAGTCACTTGCTGCATCTGCCCCACAGCACAATTCTCCCAATAGATCTGCCTCGAAGCTTCTGACTTCAGGTGAGGTGGGCAATGTTGATCACTCTGTGTTCCACAGGCAGCATTTACCCAAAACAACAGAGAAGACTGAGAAGAATTCTCTCCAAGAATATGTGCCATTGGATTCACCCGAGGGTAAGCTGCAAAGTCACAGAGAAGACAGCTGCAGTTGCAACATGTTCCTTCCACAAGAAGGAAAGGGCATTGCTCAAGAACAGTTGTTCCAAGAAAAGAGGGATCCTGCTGACCCTTCCCTGGTGGTCCCAACACCAACACGAGGAGCCACTTATGAGAGACGAAATGCACACAGCCTAGGCTGTAATTCTTCAAGTTTATCAGATCAGCCTAGCATTCCTCCTCATAGGGCCTGCCACCCCATAATGCCTGCTGCTTCTTCATCTGTGCTTCACTCTCCTGATCCTGTGCAGAAAACTAACCAGTGCCTCCAAGCCCAAAACCTCCAAACTTTATTGACTTCAAAAGTGATCGGAGGCAGCGAGGAGCCCTGTAGATCGGAGTTTCCCAGCACAAAGGGACTTGTTCGCTCTCTGGCAGAGCAGTTCCAGAGGATGCAGGGTGCCTCCACAAGGAATGCTACAGGTTCCCAGAATCAAAGTTTGCCAGGTAGTCTGAGGAAGAACTCTTCCCCTTTTGACTTTAAGCCTCCTTTTCCACAGGGTCAAGGAAAAGGCCACTGTCCTTGGGTAAAACAGCAACCTTCTCTGGATGGTAGGGACAGACTGCCTTCCTGGGAAGAGCCTACTGACCACTATTCTCTTGCCATAGACTCTGGGCTGCCTAATGGTGAAACCTCTAGGGGAGGACAGCCTAGGTTGGCAGAGCCAGGTATATACAAAGGGAAGCTATCATCCCAAGTGAGAGATGCTAGGCCTAGTGAGCTGGGAACCAGTATCAATTTAGAGACTTCTTTGCCTTTGGATTCCTGGGTGAATGTCACAAGGCTTTGTGATTCTCAGCTTAAACATGGGCTCCCTGGCCCAGGAGTGAAGTCCTTCCCCCATGACTCCCACACCTGTGTAACCTATCCAGAGAGGAATCACATTCTTTTGCATCCACATTGGAACCAAGACACAGAGCAGGAGACCTCTGAATTGGAATCTCTCTATCAGGCCAGTCTTCAAGCTTCTCAAGATGGCTGTTTTGGATGGAGACAGCAGGATGTGGCTTGGCATCCACTTAGCCATACAG GCTCTGCAGATGGTGAGGGGAGGAGATTGCATTCAGCACCTGGTCTCCATCTCTCAAAGACTCCAACAGCAGAAATGGAGCATATTCTCCATGAAATGAGCACAGTGCCTGCATCTCAG
- the Usp54 gene encoding ubiquitin carboxyl-terminal hydrolase 54 isoform X9 — protein MSWKRSYFSGGRGSVQGMFAPRSSTSIAPSKGLSNEPGQNSCFLNSALQVLWHLDIFRRSFRQLTTHKCMGDSCIFCALKGIFNQFQCSSEKVLPSDTLRSALAKTFQDEQRFQLGIMDDAAECFENLLMRIHFHIADETKEDICTAKHCISHQKFAMTLFEQCVCTSCGATSDPLPFIQMVHYISTTSLCNQAICMLERREKPSPSMFGELLQNASTMGDLRNCPSNCGERIRIRRVLMNAPQIITIGLVWDSDHSDLAEDVIHSLGTCLKLGDLFFRVTDDRAKQSELYLVGMICYYGKHYSTFFFQTKIRKWMYFDDAHVKEIGPKWKDVVTKCIKGHYQPLLLLYADPQGTPVSTQDLPPHAQFQSYSRTCYDSEDSGHLTDSECNQKHTSKKGSLIERKRSSGRARRKGDEPQASGYHSEGETLKEKQAPRNASKSSSSTSRLRDFKETVSNMIHNRPSLASQTNVGSPCVGKKEDQSDKKPPRNLPLHSCDWEMESTSSESKSSSSSKYRPTWRPKRESLNIDSIFSKDKRKHCGYTQLSPFSEDSVKEFVPDELSKPSAYDTKAGGPSSKYKPWGPARPGSHFLEQHPRLIQRMESGYESSERNSSSPVSLDAALPESSNICRDPSAKRSAGFVPSWRHIPKSHSSSILEGDSTASVSGWTKTQPLSGGETSSKSELDELQEEVARRAQEQELRRKREKELEAAKGFNPHPSRFMDLDELQNQGRSDGFERSLQEANSVFEESLHLEQKGDCAAALALCNEAISKLRFALHGASSSTHSRALVDKKLQISIRKARSLQDRMRQQQSSQQPSQPSACLPSQGGALPQLTSEQSIPLQVLLNREAQLEPCVNSEFGASSSFFHSPASCHESHSSLFPESLAASAPQHNSPNRSASKLLTSGEVGNVDHSVFHRQHLPKTTEKTEKNSLQEYVPLDSPEGKLQSHREDSCSCNMFLPQEGKGIAQEQLFQEKRDPADPSLVVPTPTRGATYERRNAHSLGCNSSSLSDQPSIPPHRACHPIMPAASSSVLHSPDPVQKTNQCLQAQNLQTLLTSKVIGGSEEPCRSEFPSTKGLVRSLAEQFQRMQGASTRNATGSQNQSLPGSLRKNSSPFDFKPPFPQGQGKGHCPWVKQQPSLDGRDRLPSWEEPTDHYSLAIDSGLPNGETSRGGQPRLAEPGIYKGKLSSQVRDARPSELGTSINLETSLPLDSWVNVTRLCDSQLKHGLPGPGVKSFPHDSHTCVTYPERNHILLHPHWNQDTEQETSELESLYQASLQASQDGCFGWRQQDVAWHPLSHTGSADGEGRRLHSAPGLHLSKTPTAEMEHILHEMSTVPASQELRGVSSSFWLCVTGVKLPKGSSTQEGL, from the exons GGAATCTTTAACCAGTTTCAGTGTAGCAGTGAAAAAGTGCTTCCATCTGACACTCTCCGCAGTGCTCTGGCAAAGACTTTCCAGGATGAACAGCGTTTCCAGCTGGGAATTATGGATGATGCTGCAGAATGCTTT GAGAACCTCTTGATGAGAATTCACTTTCACATTGCTGATGAAACCAAAGAGGATATATGTACTGCCAAACACTGCATTTCTCACCAGAAATTTGCAATGACATTATTTGAACAG TGTGTATGTACTAGCTGTGGTGCCACTTCTGATCCGCTACCTTTCATCCAGATGGTACATTACATTTCTACTACTTCCCTTTG CAATCAGGCTATTTGTATGCTGGAAAGACGAGAAAAACCTTCACCAAGCATGTTTGGTGAACTGTTGCAGAATGCCAGCACCATGGGGGACCTGCGGAACTGTCCG AGTAACTGTGGAGAGAGGATCCGGATTCGCCGTGTGTTGATGAATGCTCCACAGATTATCACAATTGGGCTGGTATGGGACTCGGACCATTCAGACTTGGCAGAGGATGTCATCCACAGCCTGGGCACCTGCCTTAAGCTGGGTGAT CTGTTTTTCAGAGTGACAGATGACCGTGCCAAGCAGTCTGAACTGTACTTAGTAGGAATGATCTGTTACTATGGCAAAcattattctacttttttttttcaaacaaagatTCGAAAATGGATGTATTTTGATGATGCTCATGTCAAGGAG ATTGGGCCCAAATGGAAGGATGTGGTAACCAAATGCATCAAAGGCCACTATCAGCCCTTGCTGTTGCTTTATGCAGATCCTCAGGGTACCCCAGTGTCTACCCAGGACCTGCCTCCCCATGCTCAGTTCCAGTCATACAGCAGGACATGCTACGATAGTGAAGATTCAG GACACCTGACTGATAGTGAATGTAATCAGAAACACACATCAAAGAAAGGGTCCTTGATAGAGCGCAAGAGGAGCTCTGGCCGTGCTAGGAGGAAAGGTGACGAGCCACAGGCCTCAGGGTACCACAGTGAAG GGGAAACACTGAAAGAGAAACAGGCTCCTAGGAATGCCTCCAAATCATCTAGCAGCACCAGCAGGCTAAGGGATTTTAAAGAGACAGTCAGCAACATGATCCATAACAGACCATCTCTCGCTTCTCAGACCAATGTAGGATCTCCCtgtgtgggaaaaaaagaagaccaGTCTGACAAGAAACCTCCTAGGAACCTGCCTTTACACTCTTGTGACTGGGAAATGGAGAGTACCAGTAGTGAGTCAAAATCCAGTTCTTCCAGCAAGTATCGTCCAACATGGAGACCCAAACGAGAGTCTCTGAATATCGACAGTATTTTTAGTAAGGACAAAAGGAAGCATTGTGGCTATACCCAGCTTAGTCCCTTTTCTGAGGATTCAG TCAAAGAATTTGTACCAGATGAATTAAGCAAGCCATCTGCTTATGACACAAAAGCTGGTGGACCAAGCTCCAAGTACAAGCCCTGGGGACCAGCCCGGCCGGGATCTCACTTTTTAGAACAGCATCCTCGCCTAATCCAGCGAATGGAATCTGGTTATGAGAGCAGTGAGAGGAACAGCAGCAGCCCTGTCAGCCTGGATGCAGCCCTGCCAGAGAGCTCAAATATTTGCAG GGATCCAAGTGCTAAAAGATCAGCTGGATTTGTCCCTTCTTGGCGTCATATCCCGAAGTCTCACAGCAGTAGTATCTTGGAAGGGGACTCCACAGCATCTGTGAGTGGCTGGACAAAGACTCAACCCCTCTCCG GTGGGGAAACATCTTCTAAAAGTGAACTGGATGAATTGCAGGAAGAGGTGGCCCGGAGGGCCCAGGAACAAGAACTtcgaaggaaaagggagaaggaatTAGAGGCTGCTAAAGGGTTTAATCCTCACCCCAGCCGATTCATGGACTTGGATGAACTGCAGAATCAGG GGAGGAGTGACGGCTTTGAGAGGTCCCTGCAAGAGGCAAATTCAGTGTTTGAAGAGTCCCTGCATCTGGAACAAAAGGGAGACTGTGCTGCAGCTTTGGCTCTCTGTAATGAAGCTATCT cTAAACTAAGATTTGCCCTGCATGGTGCCAGCTCTAGCACACACAGCAGAGCCCTAGTCGATAAGAAGTTGCAAATCAGTATTCGAAAAGCACGGAGCCTGCAGGATCGCATGCGGCAGCAACAATCATCGCAGCAGCCTTCGCAGCCCTCAGCTTGCCTCCCATCACAGGGGGGCGCCCTCCCTCAGCTGACAAG TGAACAGTCTATCCCGCTCCAAGTATTGTTAAACCGAGAGGCCCAACTGGAACCCTGCGTAAATTCAGAGTTTGGGGCCAGttcttctttcttccactcacctgctTCCTGCCATGAGTCACACTCGTCACTATTCCCAGAGTCACTTGCTGCATCTGCCCCACAGCACAATTCTCCCAATAGATCTGCCTCGAAGCTTCTGACTTCAGGTGAGGTGGGCAATGTTGATCACTCTGTGTTCCACAGGCAGCATTTACCCAAAACAACAGAGAAGACTGAGAAGAATTCTCTCCAAGAATATGTGCCATTGGATTCACCCGAGGGTAAGCTGCAAAGTCACAGAGAAGACAGCTGCAGTTGCAACATGTTCCTTCCACAAGAAGGAAAGGGCATTGCTCAAGAACAGTTGTTCCAAGAAAAGAGGGATCCTGCTGACCCTTCCCTGGTGGTCCCAACACCAACACGAGGAGCCACTTATGAGAGACGAAATGCACACAGCCTAGGCTGTAATTCTTCAAGTTTATCAGATCAGCCTAGCATTCCTCCTCATAGGGCCTGCCACCCCATAATGCCTGCTGCTTCTTCATCTGTGCTTCACTCTCCTGATCCTGTGCAGAAAACTAACCAGTGCCTCCAAGCCCAAAACCTCCAAACTTTATTGACTTCAAAAGTGATCGGAGGCAGCGAGGAGCCCTGTAGATCGGAGTTTCCCAGCACAAAGGGACTTGTTCGCTCTCTGGCAGAGCAGTTCCAGAGGATGCAGGGTGCCTCCACAAGGAATGCTACAGGTTCCCAGAATCAAAGTTTGCCAGGTAGTCTGAGGAAGAACTCTTCCCCTTTTGACTTTAAGCCTCCTTTTCCACAGGGTCAAGGAAAAGGCCACTGTCCTTGGGTAAAACAGCAACCTTCTCTGGATGGTAGGGACAGACTGCCTTCCTGGGAAGAGCCTACTGACCACTATTCTCTTGCCATAGACTCTGGGCTGCCTAATGGTGAAACCTCTAGGGGAGGACAGCCTAGGTTGGCAGAGCCAGGTATATACAAAGGGAAGCTATCATCCCAAGTGAGAGATGCTAGGCCTAGTGAGCTGGGAACCAGTATCAATTTAGAGACTTCTTTGCCTTTGGATTCCTGGGTGAATGTCACAAGGCTTTGTGATTCTCAGCTTAAACATGGGCTCCCTGGCCCAGGAGTGAAGTCCTTCCCCCATGACTCCCACACCTGTGTAACCTATCCAGAGAGGAATCACATTCTTTTGCATCCACATTGGAACCAAGACACAGAGCAGGAGACCTCTGAATTGGAATCTCTCTATCAGGCCAGTCTTCAAGCTTCTCAAGATGGCTGTTTTGGATGGAGACAGCAGGATGTGGCTTGGCATCCACTTAGCCATACAG GCTCTGCAGATGGTGAGGGGAGGAGATTGCATTCAGCACCTGGTCTCCATCTCTCAAAGACTCCAACAGCAGAAATGGAGCATATTCTCCATGAAATGAGCACAGTGCCTGCATCTCAG